The sequence below is a genomic window from Anaerobranca californiensis DSM 14826.
TAAAGATTCCATATACTCATGGGTATCCAATTCCTTTTGCCATTCCATGAACTGCTTAAACCAGGACCTCTTTTGTCCTAGATGCTTGTTTAAATTACCTTCCTTATACTGCCAATGGGCAGCTACCCCGTATTCTGCAGTTTTATGCATTTCCCAAGTTCTAATCTGAATTTCCAAAGGATTACCTTTTGGACATAGAACTGTAGTATGGAGGGATTGATACATATTAGGTTTTGGCATAGCTATATAATCTTTAAATCGTCCAGGGATAGGTTTCCATAAACTGTGAATTATCCCTAAAACACCGTAACACTCCTTTACAGAGTCTACAATAATCCTAATAGCCGTTAAATCATAAATTTCATTTAATGCCTTACCTTTATTTTTCATTTTTTGGTAAATAGAATACAAATGTTTAGGTCTACCATCTATATCTGCTTTAATCCCAGCACTGGTTATTTTATCCTTTAATATTTCAATAATTTCTCCAATAAATTTTTCCCGCTCGTCCCTCTTCTGAGCAATTTGTTGAGCTAAACTGTAATATTCTTGGGGTTGTAAAAACCTAAAACTTAAATCTTCTAATTCCCACTTTATTTTAAAAATACCCATCCGATGAGCTAATGGTGCATAAATCTCTAAAGTCTCTTTTGCTAATCTCTTTTGCTTTTCTGGTGGTGAATAGACTAGTGTCCGCATATTGTGAAGTCTATCCGCTAATTTTATTATTATTACCCTAATATCCTTTGCCATAGCCAAAAACATTTTGCGGAAACTCTCTGCTTGTTGCTCTTCTTTAGACTTAAACTCTATTCTAGTAAGCTTAGTAACCCCATCCACTAAAAGGGCTATACTTTCTCCAAATTCCCTTTGGATTTCTTCTAAAGTGATGTCGGTATCTTCCACCACATCATGAAGGATAGAGGCTGCAATGGCATCTACATCCATTTCCAATTCCACTAAAATATAGGCAACTCCCAAAGGATGAACAATAAAGGAGTCTCCCGACTCCCTAAGTTGATCTTTATGGGCCTCTTTAGCCCACAGGTATGCTTTATCTAGGATGGATAAGTCACCTTTTACACCTTTTTCAGTTAATTTATCTTTAATTACTTGTATATCTGTGATAACCTTTTCCATTATTTCACCAACTTACTTTACAGAACTTAATTTAATATTCAATCAATGAAAATATCTCATTTCCTTCAAGCTTTTCTCTGCCATTTAAGAAAGTTAGTTCAATCAAGAAACCTATAGCTACAACTTCTCCCCCAAGTTCTTTAACTAAATCTACAGTGGCCTTAACAGTTCCTCCGGTAGCTAATAAGTCATCGGCAACTAATACCCTCTGAC
It includes:
- a CDS encoding RelA/SpoT family protein encodes the protein MEKVITDIQVIKDKLTEKGVKGDLSILDKAYLWAKEAHKDQLRESGDSFIVHPLGVAYILVELEMDVDAIAASILHDVVEDTDITLEEIQREFGESIALLVDGVTKLTRIEFKSKEEQQAESFRKMFLAMAKDIRVIIIKLADRLHNMRTLVYSPPEKQKRLAKETLEIYAPLAHRMGIFKIKWELEDLSFRFLQPQEYYSLAQQIAQKRDEREKFIGEIIEILKDKITSAGIKADIDGRPKHLYSIYQKMKNKGKALNEIYDLTAIRIIVDSVKECYGVLGIIHSLWKPIPGRFKDYIAMPKPNMYQSLHTTVLCPKGNPLEIQIRTWEMHKTAEYGVAAHWQYKEGNLNKHLGQKRSWFKQFMEWQKELDTHEYMESLKIDLFNEEVFVFTPKGDVIDLPYGAVPLDFAYRIHTDIGHRFAGAKVNGSIVQLNYPLKTGDIVEILTKPNKAPSRDWLKVVKTSHAKSKIRSWFKKERQEENIEKGKEILEKELRKLHFDPATVLKDEYLEKIAKRYNYSTPNDIYAAVGFGGFSGMSIAKKIIEEYKKTLPEAETDHLSQVNLHKKDKKDATIGVTVKGIDNLLIRFSKCCKPVPGDEIVGYITRGRGVSIHRADCPNITFENRERLIDVEWNETKKVNYPVELSIYAWDRRGILQEVMNTVAEEKANIVAVSGKGKEDGTATIRLTVEITDVSHLEKLMSKLKNVKSVINVVRHGKRGEQK